A genomic segment from ANME-2 cluster archaeon encodes:
- a CDS encoding DNA-binding protein has translation MNDKVYVIDTSGFIAQVEFRDGTTVTVPTVVDEIMDSTSRLRFDLLKDAGLRVELPDGACREKVRSAAISTGDASVLSVTDVDILAKALELKSGYGVILVTDDYAIQNVAANLGIEYMTAATSGIKKKVVWELKCKGCGNVVESGDECPICGSRVRRRRIKR, from the coding sequence ATGAATGATAAAGTATATGTTATCGACACCTCGGGTTTTATAGCCCAGGTGGAGTTCAGGGACGGAACCACTGTCACAGTACCGACAGTGGTTGATGAGATCATGGATAGTACATCAAGGCTGAGGTTCGACCTGCTAAAAGATGCAGGGCTCAGGGTTGAGCTTCCTGATGGAGCCTGCAGGGAAAAGGTGCGGTCGGCAGCGATTTCCACAGGAGATGCAAGTGTCTTGTCAGTGACTGATGTGGATATCCTTGCAAAGGCCCTGGAACTGAAAAGTGGGTATGGGGTGATCCTGGTCACTGATGATTATGCTATACAGAATGTGGCTGCCAACCTTGGAATTGAATATATGACCGCTGCCACGTCAGGGATTAAGAAAAAGGTTGTGTGGGAATTAAAGTGTAAAGGATGCGGTAATGTAGTGGAATCTGGCGATGAATGTCCCATCTGCGGTTCAAGGGTCAGACGGCGGCGGATCAAACGCTGA